The sequence below is a genomic window from Wyeomyia smithii strain HCP4-BCI-WySm-NY-G18 chromosome 1, ASM2978416v1, whole genome shotgun sequence.
ttacctcatagtatcttatagaattatcaaatttatttaatgaagtagacgatagaaatttcacctaTAGCCATAGAGgattactggagcacataccagtacttgttttaaattatactatttcgggaaaaatgtacatgaagctagttaattggaaattgttataaaaattgatcaatttcaccccgttccatggtatctAGGAGAAAATCTTACCACCTGTCAAATAAACCGAGACTTTCGCGGCCCCCTTGCAGGCCGTGGATCTCTATTTGAGAACCACTGCTCTAGATTTCAGATAAATAATCTGTAGTATTGAATTCGGTTGTGATCTGTGTTGCTATAAACACAACTTGTAACACAAATTgtgaattttcaaatattttgtctGATTTCATACATGTGGCAAATTGAAACGATGCCACCAACCATcccacataaaaaaaaacaaaaaaaaaatgaattttcaaatattttgtctGATTTCATACAtcattcaaaaatataaagGAAGGTTATGTACGGGTTAtattagttttattgaaattcaaGTTATGTTAAAGTTTCACgaaattttttggaattttttctaTTCATGAGTCATGACAAATGATCTTTTGTGGCAGCACTAAAAGTGTGGGGGCCCCGTTTTACCCATCATAACTCATTTAAGGCTCTTACCGATCAGAACTTTGCTCCTATGCTCCGATCTCTTTCCGACCCGTATGGGGAGCTgcattggaaaatcatttacaTTCGATTCAAAACCACTGCCACTGCTGTATGGAAAGTTTCAGTTCAGTCGGTAGAAACGTCCCACGAGTCGGTTCAGGCGGTGGAAACAGCAGTGGAAGCTACCGGGGGGCACACACATATTGTATCGAATTCGGAAGTTCTCGCACTCTCGTTCTCAATCGTCAGTCGATACGACGATACCTGCTCTGAAAGCAGCAACAGAGCCGTGTGTCCAATAAGCGGATATCGCCGTATAGACATCGTAATAAACGAATGTTGGCATGTATTGTGCGGTCGCGCTGGGAATATGCGGGTATTTTGGTTCTGGTATTTTTCGATGAAACATGGTGGTGCGGGTGGTGGAAGACAGGAGATAAATCTCTTTTCCATCGGTTAGAGTTTTCGGTTGGTAACCACCATTTGTCTGCCGGTAAGCTCTCGAACGTCGTACCGTACATACGGGCACTCGATGAGCGGATCGAAACGAGGTCTGTATGGACTCGAACCAAACTCATGAATCATTACTCGCTGGGAAAAGTTTATTATCTGAGCTAGGTTCGACTGTTCGTGTATACACTGCGTTGAGCATCCGGAAGTCCCCCGGTGACCATTTCGGTCGCTGCCGGTTCCGGCATCTCGGACGGTGCGCGAAATTGCCTATAATTAATGAATTATGTTTGTAAACAGCGCGTCTTGTCGATTCCAGCTGCACTGGAATTAATTCTTTTTAATTAATGTCATAACTTCCCCGGTGCTAATTCGGAAATGCTAGCTCCACACTGCCAACATCAAAGTCCTTTAAATCTGAAAAGCTCTCTGTTTCTGTTTGTCCCGAGCCGGCGCCCAGTTTTCATCGAGATTATAGTATACAAAAATAGGGCCCACAAATTTATTCCGCTTTAGCAAAGCAACCTGAAAGCAGACCTTTCCGAACGATAGCActttaataaaattttgaataatCATCAAAGTAATTAGAATCGTAATTATTTCTACCCCTGGAAACCCCAAACCGGGGTTAGTTGATAAAAGGATCCCGAAAAACCGTCAAAAAGGCCTTTGAAGGGAGCTACCATGCTGCCGCCATTCAACACAAGCAGCCGGAGCAGCAGCTGTAACGAAAGTCGATGTATGTTTCCGGTACCATACATACTGTCTGCCTACATACACACTCACAGCTCAGATTTACAGCAATTCAACCGTTTTGCATCCTTCCCCGTCCATCTTTCAACCCTACTCTCTGCCGACTAGTAGCGTCGTATGTAAAACTTTTCGATATTATGAATTTTGATTTATATATTCCACTCGAACTCATCGTGCAGCAGTCCGTAACCGAATATGATGCCGGCTGAGGGTTGCAAACCAATCCAGAGCTTCTCTATTGCTAGCTTTTTTTTGGGATAACAGCCCCACTTATCCTAGGTTAATAGCTCCGTGTAGAGTAGAGAGGTGGTAAAAGAGTGTTGTCGCACGATGGGAAAATATCACCCGCAAAAGTCGTGCGGTTCGGTGGAATCTCATACGGTGACAGACGGATAGGGCGAAAATCGTGAGAAAAGTTTTGCCGTTTTTCGGACAGTAGTGGGAAGGGTGAGGAACTAATTAGGATTATTAGTTACAGTCGTTGCTGATTGTCTTTCCTTTTGCGTGAAGAAATTTCGTTAGCGGGCATACACGCATTataaatttttgtttaacaGCTCAACGCcatataacgggtgacaactaaaacttTGGAataaagaaaaactgaattatTTCTCATGAAAATACATTTTGGCTGATACAAACTTCGATAAGTTTTCATGTacacggttatcaaagttagctaaggtaagggtaaaaaataaataacactgagaagaaaaaaaaagaaatagctttcataaaaaaatgtgtgcaagCTACGACGTTTATACCCAgcatgcaaaagtgtgttgaaaatATCACTTATTATCATTATAAATCATTCGGCTTGCCTTTTGCTGATactttcactgtcactggacttgtttgttgctaaattgagcatatacgctgtcgaaaagtcaataataATAACGAaacggcttgaacttttttttcttccccttccaattttcaacattttggaatgttgggggggggggggggggttgacaaaaaatgaaaatgaaatttgtatcggctTTATTatgaactaaaataaaaatattgaacatttgagaGAGGTCCGTTACCGCCCTTCCGACGAAGCTTTTTTATGCTACcggaacaagagcgttgtacggacttcacgtcgacttttcgaatgcatctctggattctaccaatcaactgtttacctttcgttgatctccagttatttttgcacgGAAGGAACAcaaaatcccaaagaaatcttcgattggacgacaTTGAGGTGGATTGCGTATTGGGGGTAaaaatggagtcgagtggtttgtcaggaacgtttgtgttttttaacGTAATGTGATCGGTATGGTAATTTGGAAGAAATGAATTTTGTACAAACTATGTTCAGGTATACATTTTGATTGACAGCGAAACCACTAGGCTTAAACCTTTCCCAAGGACTTATAATACATAGTAAGGCTCCCGTATGCGCGAAGAAAATAACCACTGCCCAGAATCAAGTCTATCAAACCCAATCTACTTAAACTATCTGTTTTTATAGCTCATTAATTTTTGGCTTTGTGTCCCTGTCACCTAAAGTTActttttttgttgcctttttaTTTCACTGCCCTGCGGCCGTCGTTGTTCTCCCACGGGAAGCAGgatgtctagtatcagcactcCATACCAACGGTGGAGTACCAAAAAATAATACTATCTCTTATTATATAGCGGAAGGTAACATCgaataagggcatcttcagcggtggtctatttttgaaacaactttaaatctttaaaatctagtaatttacaccagcgaaatctGGAttgaaccagctaatatagaccaacttttcgttctccgcatcGCTGTtatatatcttgttgttttgaaccgctgacatctgtcacactgtcaacaattcaataccccatgttataagtttatgagacttgttataatggaaagcactcaatatttatcaaacggaaattcgatagtttttacgcacattaaacgcttactttggcaagacactctatatcctcaagattttatatatttaacgtcagtgacatttctcaggatggattggtatgatcgaaaaatacaagtagagcttcggaggatagcgaaaaatatttgatcgcgcagatgttcatcttccgttttcgtctcatcaatctttcaaaatcttgcatttCTTCAAACTTGGGTTTGGTTTtaaggatattgaaacaagcctgtattttgaacgttttcagttcagtgtcttcaaggaacatttttctggcctcttgaggtctcctctagtcccactacatatggaaatatgtaataaaaatagctaaaaatgaggtgttcaattaaaatatgacattttacccacctattggtagcgttggttggcaaatggctggacacgtgtaacttgagaccctaatgtggccattcacctctgtccagcaactcctatcccaacctccgcgtggtgccgaccggaatacgagtaaccttagcggagatcgggtaaccaaccccggtggaaactatggtcgtatgctgactgggaagggggtcgtacgcggctgtatccccataggggcggcgtacaacagcatctgacccggagcgggcggctgaatgatggaatgctgtatcccgccagctacacctaagatggcagccccatcagcaggatgtaggtatcgcgaccctggtaaggtagcataccgaaacctttcatcaaccacgaacaacgaatttagaaatacggaacggatcaatcggcaaagacctaggctacgaacacgaaaaaagattaaggtaaacgattggaaattgggtacttggaacgtccgatctctcaatgaaccggcgcggactggcttgcttgctcgagaactacagcggcagggagtcgaaatcgcagcgattcaggaggttcggtggccaaattccagagaaagggaattccgtgcagtagaccctattgcacgcacttctttcaagtaccacatctactacagtggcagcaaagcagcggaacggggcgtcggtttcgtagtgctgggaaatcagaaaacaagagtcatccggtggaggcccgtagatgaccatatatgcgtgttgaggattaagggcaaattcttcaactacagtttaatcaacacctacgcaccgacaaacgacaaatccgatgaagtcaaagatgagttctatgacaagcttgagcgaacctatgacgagtgcctaaaacacgacgtaaaagtcgtcatcggggacgcaaacgcacaggttgggagggaggaattcttccgtccggtcattggaaggcatagcctccactcgtcaaccaatgaaaacggcctgaagctgataaactttgccgcggccagaggaatggccatatgtagctcctattttccacgtttgaatattcggaaacacacctggaggcatccaaatggagaagcctgctcccagatcgatcacgtactgattgacggtcggcacttttcagatgttactgatgttaggtcttttcggggaccaaacattgactctgaccattacctcgtcgtttgtaagatccgcgcacggttgtcgaacgtgctgaaatctcgtacagagaggacgacgcgtttcaacattcagcggttgaaagctgatggcgtggcagcagaatacgccagagagctggatcaacggatcgcagaacagcaggaggaaggagtagaagacataaatgggctgtggagcagtattcacggcgccatcgaaacgactgcgagagaggtggtaggtacgacgcgtggaagacagcctaacggctggttcgatgctgagtgccagagagcgacagatgagaagaaacgagccaggagccgcatgctcactgcggttacgcgtcagaacagagagaggtacagggtggcaagagctgccgaaaatagaactcaccgtcggaagaagcgtgagtacgaggagcaggtgctcgccagcgcagaggacagctttgctgaaaacgacgtgcggtgattctatagaactgtcaacagagtcagaagcaggaatttccctgtgccggtcatgtgtaatgacaaggacggcaacctgcttactgataaaccgacggttgcagccaggtggaaggagcattttcaggcgctattgaacggtgaggagccggatgagcagagcaggaacaggatgacgattatgagtgacgaacaagctgtggagtcaccgacacaggaggagatgaaaaaggcgattagtgagctgaaaaacggcatggtcgctgggaaggacggtatcccggccgaacttctaaaagcgggaagcgagcggatgtactatgcgatccaccagacaatactaaaaatctgggcggacgaacaaatgctgaacgactggttggaaggcctcatatgccctatttataagaagggccatcgattggattgtggcaactatcgagggataacgttgctcaactccgcatataaagtgatctcccgtatcctgttcttcagattgagaccgctaacggaatcctttgttggcgaataccaggctggttttcgacaagggcgttccacgacggatcaaattttcaccctgcgacagatcctcgataagttccgggagtacaacttatcgactcaccatctgtttgtggacttcagggcggcatacgactcagtgaaaagaaatgagctgtggcagatcatgctggaacacggttttccTACGAAAATAATAAAGcggagtcgtatgacactggagggatccaaatcgtgcgtgcggatagctggcgagacatcagccgcgttcgtaacgttggatgggctgaagcagggggatgcgctctccaacctactgtttaacatcgctcttgagggtgcagtacgaagagcaaacgtcgaaagaaacggtacgatcatcacgaaaactcacatgcttcttggttttgcggacgacgtcgatatcatcggtatcaaccgtaaggccgtggaggaggctttcgtaccttttaagagagaagcagcgagattgggacttgtcattaactctgccaaaacgaagtacatggtagctggcagagagcgtgggagtccccgtggtgttggtgctgaggtggagatagatggggaacgatttgaagtggttgacgaattcgtttatcttggtacgcttgtgacatgtgacaacgatatgagccgtgaagtgaaacgacgagttgcagctgcgaacagggctttctacggactgcgtaaccagctaaggtcccgtagtttgcaaactcgcacaaaactagcgctgtataggacgctgatactcccggtggccctttacggacatgaagcatggacgctgaaggaagctgatcgacgagtgctcggagtttttgagcgtaaaattctgcgatcgatacttggtggTAAATTGAaaggtggagtgtggcgcagacgcatgaatcacgagttgtaccaggtatacaaacatgctgatatagtgaaggtaatacagcggggcaggcttcagtgggctggacacgtagccaggatgcctgacgagagagccgccaaaactatcttcagtagagaaccaggaagaggccgtcgactccgtggtaggcctcgcacgcggtggatgtgcgcggtggaagaagatgcacgatctgctggtgtacgaagagactggagaacggctgcccaagacagaagaagctggacatctctaattcgtccGGCCCTAGaacggtgaacggtccgttagccaaaaaagaa
It includes:
- the LOC129727987 gene encoding uncharacterized protein LOC129727987, which produces MCNDKDGNLLTDKPTALLNGEEPDEQSRNRMTIMSDEQAVESPTQEEMKKAISELKNGMVAGKDGIPAELLKAGSERMYYAIHQTILKIWADEQMLNDWLEGLICPIYKKGHRLDCGNYRGITLLNSAYKVISRILFFRLRPLTESFVGEYQAGFRQGRSTTDQIFTLRQILDKFREYNLSTHHLFVDFRAAYDSVKRNELWQIMLEHGFPTKIIKRSRMTLEGSKSCVRIAGETSAAFVTLDGLKQGDALSNLLFNIALEGAVRRANVERNGTIITKTHMLLGFADDVDIIGINRKAVEEAFVPFKREAARLGLVINSAKTKYMVAGRERGSPRGVGAEVEIDGERFEVVDEFVYLGTLVTCDNDMSREVKRRVAAANRAFYGLRNQLRSRSLQTRTKLALYRTLILPVALYGHEAWTLKEADRRVLGVFERKILRSILGGKLKGGVWRRRMNHELYQVYKHADIVKVIQRGRLQWAGHVARMPDERAAKTIFSREPGRGRRLRGRPRTRWMCAVEEDARSAGVRRDWRTAAQDRRSWTSLIRPALER